In a single window of the Pedococcus dokdonensis genome:
- a CDS encoding pyridoxamine 5'-phosphate oxidase family protein, which yields MTDDRSRSIGGARDAGSDAADRMPAARALAEGILEDLRYVVLATSDASGAPWASPVYFAHRGLEELFWVSRPTSTHSVNVTQRPDVGLVVFDSRIAVGEGRGVYARALVDVPEGDERVAALDAYSRRSEVDGAGVWTTERLRDNRFGLYRARTTEVSVLTGDGPDIRLVLPS from the coding sequence ATGACCGACGACCGATCCCGGTCCATCGGGGGCGCTCGCGACGCCGGGAGCGACGCCGCGGACAGAATGCCCGCTGCTCGCGCCCTGGCCGAGGGCATCCTCGAGGACCTGCGCTACGTGGTCCTCGCGACCTCGGACGCGAGCGGGGCGCCGTGGGCCTCCCCCGTCTACTTCGCGCACCGAGGTCTGGAGGAGCTCTTCTGGGTGTCGCGACCGACCTCCACCCACTCGGTCAACGTGACGCAGCGCCCGGACGTCGGCCTGGTGGTGTTCGACTCGCGCATCGCGGTCGGCGAAGGACGCGGTGTCTATGCCCGCGCCCTCGTCGACGTGCCCGAAGGTGACGAGCGGGTGGCCGCTCTGGACGCCTACAGCCGGCGCAGCGAGGTCGACGGAGCCGGGGTGTGGACCACGGAGCGCCTGCGGGACAACAGGTTCGGGCTCTACCGCGCCCGCACCACCGAGGTCTCCGTCCTGACCGGTGACGGGCCGGACATCCGCCTCGTCCTCCCGTCCTGA
- a CDS encoding MMPL family transporter — protein MRTWGQFVARRSWAVLLGGLAVVLVAAAYGIGVFGNLSNGGFDDPATDSARELALEQATFPGRETDLVVIYSSPTLTVQDPAFQRAVTDTISALPAKDVAGAVTWYASQSPGLVSADDHATRVIVTLAGDTQDAKSDNWEAVKGELDAPGLSTSIGGPWAVFGDVNEQVSKDIARAESISLPIVFLLSLLIFGSLVSALMPTLVGGIAVMGAFAVVRLITGVTDVSIFSINVITLLGMGLAIDYALFVVSRFREELALAPDTSRDSVRAAIVRTMTTAGRTVLFSGLIVAASLASLLLFPQNFLRSMGYGGMAAVLVAMVAALTVLPALLGVLGPRIEFGRMPWRRGSRARLADARTPDALHGTDHEVVHGAWARVAHSVMRRPVVYLVVIVVGLLALGSPFAGARWGSVDERVLPVSSPSRQAADLQADLFGGESASASIMLRGADEAGVAAYVTELGDVDGVVTAQAVDSTVVAGDRLTLVQATWQGNSQTTASQDVVVGLRAVEPPAGSTALVGGPTADAVDLIDSIGAHLPWMALMVALVMLVLLFVAFGSVVLPLKAIVMNAVSIVASFGVVTWIFQEGHLAGLLGFTSPGYLDVTQPILMLAILFGLSMDYEVFLLSRVREEWDRTGDNTRAVAAGVQRSGRIITSAALLLAVVIGGFATSGIVFLKMIGIGMLVAVLLDATVVRALLVPATMRLLGRANWYAPGPLARWWDRHGHREEALPTPSHGLPAPELATAP, from the coding sequence ATGAGGACGTGGGGACAGTTCGTCGCTCGGCGGTCCTGGGCCGTGCTCCTGGGCGGCTTGGCCGTGGTGCTGGTCGCGGCGGCATACGGCATCGGGGTGTTCGGCAACCTCTCCAACGGCGGGTTCGACGACCCGGCCACCGACTCGGCCAGGGAGCTGGCCCTCGAGCAGGCGACGTTCCCAGGTCGGGAGACCGACCTCGTCGTCATCTACTCGAGCCCGACGCTCACGGTGCAGGACCCGGCGTTCCAGCGGGCCGTCACCGACACGATCAGCGCCCTTCCGGCCAAGGACGTGGCGGGCGCCGTCACCTGGTACGCCAGCCAGTCGCCCGGCCTGGTCAGCGCGGACGACCACGCCACCCGGGTCATCGTCACGCTGGCCGGCGACACCCAGGACGCCAAGAGCGACAACTGGGAGGCGGTCAAGGGCGAGCTCGACGCACCTGGGCTGAGTACGAGCATCGGGGGCCCTTGGGCGGTCTTCGGTGACGTCAACGAGCAGGTCTCCAAGGACATCGCCCGGGCCGAGTCGATCTCGCTGCCCATCGTCTTCCTGCTCAGCCTGCTCATCTTCGGCAGCTTGGTCTCGGCGCTGATGCCGACGCTCGTCGGCGGCATCGCGGTGATGGGGGCCTTCGCCGTCGTCCGGCTGATCACCGGCGTCACCGACGTGTCGATCTTCTCGATCAACGTGATCACCCTGCTCGGCATGGGGCTGGCGATCGACTACGCCCTGTTCGTGGTCAGCCGGTTCCGCGAAGAGCTCGCGCTCGCCCCGGACACCTCGCGCGACAGCGTGCGGGCCGCGATCGTCCGCACCATGACGACCGCCGGACGCACGGTGCTCTTCTCCGGCCTCATCGTGGCCGCGTCACTGGCCTCGCTGTTGCTGTTCCCGCAGAACTTCCTGCGCTCGATGGGCTACGGCGGCATGGCGGCGGTCCTGGTCGCGATGGTCGCGGCGCTGACCGTGCTGCCGGCGCTGTTGGGTGTGCTGGGGCCGCGCATCGAGTTCGGCCGGATGCCGTGGCGCCGCGGCTCGCGGGCCCGCCTCGCCGACGCCCGCACCCCGGATGCGCTGCACGGCACCGACCACGAGGTCGTGCACGGCGCGTGGGCCCGGGTGGCGCACAGCGTGATGCGCCGACCCGTCGTCTACCTCGTCGTCATCGTGGTGGGGCTGCTCGCCCTCGGTAGCCCGTTCGCGGGGGCCAGGTGGGGCAGTGTCGACGAGCGGGTGCTGCCGGTGAGCTCGCCGAGCCGCCAGGCTGCCGACCTGCAGGCCGACCTGTTCGGTGGGGAGAGCGCCAGCGCCTCGATCATGCTCCGGGGGGCGGACGAGGCGGGAGTCGCCGCCTACGTCACCGAGCTCGGGGACGTCGACGGGGTCGTCACCGCCCAGGCGGTGGACAGCACCGTGGTGGCGGGGGACCGGCTCACCCTCGTGCAGGCGACCTGGCAGGGCAACTCGCAGACCACAGCCAGCCAGGACGTCGTGGTGGGCCTGCGTGCCGTCGAGCCGCCAGCCGGCAGCACCGCACTGGTCGGTGGGCCGACTGCTGACGCCGTCGACCTGATCGACTCGATCGGAGCCCACCTGCCGTGGATGGCCCTGATGGTGGCGCTGGTGATGCTCGTGCTGCTCTTCGTGGCCTTCGGGTCGGTCGTCCTGCCTCTCAAGGCGATCGTGATGAACGCGGTGTCGATCGTCGCGTCCTTCGGGGTGGTCACCTGGATCTTCCAGGAGGGCCACCTGGCCGGGCTGCTCGGCTTCACCTCGCCCGGCTACCTCGACGTCACCCAGCCGATCCTGATGCTGGCGATCCTGTTCGGGCTCTCGATGGACTACGAGGTGTTCCTGCTGAGCCGGGTGCGCGAGGAATGGGACCGCACCGGCGACAACACCCGTGCCGTCGCGGCCGGCGTGCAGCGGTCGGGGCGGATCATCACCAGCGCGGCGCTCCTGCTGGCCGTCGTGATCGGCGGCTTCGCGACCAGCGGGATCGTCTTCCTCAAGATGATCGGCATCGGCATGCTCGTCGCCGTCCTGCTCGACGCGACCGTGGTGCGGGCCCTGCTGGTGCCCGCGACGATGCGGCTGCTGGGGCGGGCCAACTGGTATGCGCCCGGTCCGCTCGCGCGCTGGTGGGACCGCCACGGCCACCGTGAGGAGGCGCTGCCGACCCCGTCCCACGGCCTGCCGGCGCCGGAGCTCGCCACCGCTCCCTGA
- a CDS encoding TetR/AcrR family transcriptional regulator — protein sequence MTAVPTRRERQRQATFDEIVEVSRRLLRNGGDVSIRAVAQEMGLTPPALYRYVDSHADLLALVARSIFEDVVAAMTVARDTQADDDPSAQIVAASAAFRAWALRNRTEFQMVFASSDSVQLDEAMHAKKTALITSLADCLPEDSGVHLFAAFFSEIFGRLWVKYQFAIPTDDELDPALLEILRGELPPHGDESSGSGALGAPTPGMVWMFERAWARLYGTVTLEVFGHVHPGLISTGALFTATMLDIGADLNISEEWPRLQGVARAEAERLPTQP from the coding sequence ATGACGGCGGTTCCGACCCGACGCGAACGGCAGCGGCAGGCCACCTTCGACGAGATCGTCGAGGTGTCCCGGCGTCTGCTGCGCAACGGCGGTGACGTCTCGATCCGCGCCGTGGCCCAGGAGATGGGCCTGACTCCCCCGGCCCTCTACCGCTACGTCGACAGCCACGCCGACCTGCTCGCGCTGGTCGCGCGGTCGATCTTCGAGGACGTGGTCGCCGCGATGACGGTGGCCCGCGACACCCAGGCCGACGACGACCCGTCCGCGCAGATCGTGGCCGCCTCGGCGGCGTTCCGCGCCTGGGCGCTGCGCAACCGCACGGAGTTCCAGATGGTCTTCGCGTCGAGCGACTCCGTCCAGCTCGACGAGGCGATGCACGCCAAGAAGACTGCCCTCATCACCTCGCTGGCCGACTGCCTGCCCGAGGACTCGGGGGTGCACCTCTTCGCGGCGTTCTTCAGTGAGATCTTCGGACGGCTGTGGGTGAAGTACCAGTTCGCCATCCCGACCGACGACGAGCTCGACCCTGCGCTGCTCGAGATCCTGCGCGGCGAGCTCCCGCCCCACGGCGACGAGTCCTCGGGGTCCGGCGCCCTGGGCGCGCCCACGCCGGGCATGGTGTGGATGTTCGAGCGTGCCTGGGCTCGGCTCTACGGCACGGTGACGCTCGAGGTCTTCGGGCACGTGCACCCGGGGCTGATCAGCACCGGTGCGCTGTTCACGGCGACCATGCTCGACATCGGCGCCGACCTCAACATCAGTGAGGAGTGGCCGCGCCTGCAGGGCGTGGCGCGCGCCGAGGCGGAGCGCCTGCCCACGCAGCCCTGA
- a CDS encoding bifunctional o-acetylhomoserine/o-acetylserine sulfhydrylase yields the protein MSSANWSFETRQVHVGQEPDAATGARALPIYQTTSYVFKDTEHAANLFALKEFGNIYTRIMNPTQDAVEQRVASLEGGVGALLVASGQAAETLAILNIAEAGDHVVASPSLYGGTFNLLKHTLPKFGIEVTFVEDPNDAASWKAAVQPNTKLFFGETISNPKSEVLDIEAVAAVAHEAGVPLVVDNTIATPFLIRPLEWGADIVVHSATKYLGGHGTSIAGVIVDGGTFDYGADPEKFPNYNTPEESYHGLVFARDLGVGSPLGANLAFILKARVQLLRDLGPAIAPFNAFLIAQGLETLSLRLERHLENTHKVAAFLQAHEQVESVVWASLPDHESYAKATKYTPRGAGAVLAFEIVGGVEAGRRFVESLVLHSHVANIGDVRSLAIHPASTTHSQGPDGDRLKAGVTPGLVRLAVGIEHIDDIIADLEQGFIAAKGA from the coding sequence ATGAGCTCAGCCAACTGGTCCTTCGAGACCCGTCAGGTCCATGTCGGACAGGAGCCGGACGCCGCCACGGGCGCGCGGGCCCTGCCGATCTACCAGACCACCTCCTATGTCTTCAAGGACACCGAGCACGCGGCAAACCTGTTCGCGCTCAAGGAGTTCGGCAACATCTACACCCGCATCATGAACCCCACGCAGGACGCCGTGGAGCAACGCGTCGCTTCGCTCGAGGGTGGTGTGGGTGCACTCCTGGTGGCCTCCGGGCAGGCCGCCGAGACACTTGCGATCCTCAACATCGCGGAGGCCGGTGACCACGTGGTCGCCAGCCCGAGCCTCTATGGCGGCACGTTCAACCTGCTCAAGCACACGCTGCCGAAGTTCGGGATCGAGGTGACCTTCGTCGAGGACCCCAACGACGCGGCCTCGTGGAAGGCAGCCGTCCAGCCGAACACCAAGCTGTTCTTCGGCGAGACGATCTCCAACCCCAAGTCCGAGGTCCTCGACATCGAGGCAGTTGCTGCCGTCGCCCACGAGGCGGGCGTCCCGCTCGTCGTCGACAACACGATCGCGACGCCGTTCCTCATCCGGCCGCTCGAGTGGGGCGCCGACATCGTGGTGCACTCGGCGACCAAGTACCTCGGCGGGCACGGCACCTCGATCGCGGGCGTGATCGTCGACGGTGGCACCTTCGACTACGGCGCCGACCCCGAGAAGTTCCCCAACTACAACACCCCCGAGGAGAGCTACCACGGGCTCGTCTTCGCCCGTGACCTCGGTGTCGGCAGCCCGCTCGGGGCCAACCTCGCCTTCATCCTCAAGGCCCGCGTGCAGCTGCTGCGCGACCTGGGGCCGGCGATCGCGCCGTTCAACGCGTTCCTCATCGCCCAAGGCCTGGAGACGCTGAGCCTGCGTCTCGAGCGGCACCTCGAGAACACCCACAAGGTGGCGGCCTTCCTCCAGGCGCACGAGCAGGTGGAGTCGGTGGTCTGGGCCTCGCTCCCGGACCACGAGTCCTACGCCAAGGCGACGAAGTACACCCCGCGCGGGGCGGGAGCGGTCCTCGCCTTCGAGATCGTTGGTGGGGTCGAGGCGGGCCGGCGGTTCGTCGAGTCGCTGGTGCTGCACAGCCACGTCGCCAACATCGGCGACGTGCGGTCGCTGGCCATCCACCCCGCCTCCACGACCCACTCGCAGGGCCCGGACGGCGACCGGCTCAAGGCCGGGGTCACGCCCGGGCTGGTGCGGCTGGCCGTGGGCATCGAGCACATCGACGACATCATCGCCGACCTCGAGCAGGGCTTCATCGCGGCGAAGGGCGCCTGA
- a CDS encoding class I SAM-dependent methyltransferase, whose amino-acid sequence MTSADLSPDRSGYWNEYYAASAATKLPLPSQFAAFVAGELQGPTRVIELGCGNGRDSLFFAANGHDVTGVDGSESAVAAAAATAEAHGIRASFLVSSIDDPALPERLGAGTATGPLAVYARFFVHAITDREEEDFLSLAAGLTSPGDLLAVEYRTVRDQTGAKVTGTHYRRFVAPATFQARALGQGFEVSYATEGFGFAKYRQDDAYCARELFTRV is encoded by the coding sequence GTGACTTCCGCCGACCTTTCGCCTGACCGCAGCGGCTACTGGAACGAGTACTACGCAGCCAGCGCCGCCACGAAGCTCCCCCTCCCCTCGCAGTTCGCCGCCTTCGTCGCGGGCGAGCTGCAGGGCCCCACCCGCGTCATCGAGCTCGGCTGCGGCAACGGTCGCGACTCGCTCTTCTTCGCCGCGAACGGGCACGACGTCACCGGGGTGGACGGGTCGGAGTCCGCCGTCGCGGCAGCCGCCGCGACCGCCGAGGCGCACGGCATCCGGGCCAGCTTCCTGGTCTCCTCGATCGACGACCCGGCCCTGCCGGAGCGGCTCGGCGCCGGAACCGCCACCGGGCCGCTCGCGGTCTACGCCCGGTTCTTCGTGCACGCCATCACCGACCGCGAGGAGGAGGACTTCCTCTCGCTGGCCGCGGGGCTCACCTCACCCGGCGACCTGCTGGCCGTCGAGTACCGCACGGTGCGCGACCAGACCGGCGCCAAGGTGACCGGCACGCACTACCGTCGCTTCGTCGCGCCGGCCACCTTCCAGGCACGCGCCCTCGGCCAGGGCTTCGAGGTCAGCTACGCCACGGAGGGGTTCGGCTTCGCCAAGTACCGCCAGGACGACGCGTACTGCGCCCGCGAGCTCTTCACCCGGGTCTGA
- a CDS encoding DUF4177 domain-containing protein yields MYEYKVVQVREGLIGGKMSADKLEKVLNEWAGKGWQMKSVTAVEVKGRLGPGGTEGVLVTFERQRPA; encoded by the coding sequence ATGTACGAGTACAAGGTGGTCCAGGTCCGCGAAGGCCTCATCGGCGGGAAGATGTCGGCCGACAAGCTCGAGAAGGTCCTCAACGAGTGGGCCGGCAAGGGTTGGCAGATGAAGTCGGTCACGGCCGTCGAGGTCAAGGGTCGGCTCGGACCGGGCGGCACCGAGGGCGTGCTCGTGACGTTCGAGCGCCAGCGTCCCGCCTGA
- a CDS encoding GNAT family N-acetyltransferase: MPGSDQASHDQDGESKESKKSKDSLDSKEFEESREFREASKDDLPALVELTARRTPTFESWWITTVFEDSVQIDTAPVVIEDGVLVGYATATHRVGSPGHQRSVQVFVDRRVAGQGVGSALFARCLAAVPPDTTELWTKVHDDEEALAIARHWGFEVVQRSISSRVDLAGATSPTPPPGVTLEACDQLDLGGADAAAFDAMLDASQTNPEAESHHRFTRAELKRWTDPGETPLVVLARVDRHPAALAYGIVIEATGEGGVAYTGVDPAYRGRGLGRLVKEELHARAARLGIPALVTDNEENNAGIRHVNEQLGYVVTYGVYRLRRLLGTQPSD, from the coding sequence ATGCCGGGGAGCGATCAGGCGAGTCACGACCAGGACGGGGAGTCCAAGGAGTCCAAGAAGTCCAAGGACTCCTTGGATTCCAAGGAGTTCGAGGAGTCCAGGGAGTTCCGCGAGGCCAGCAAAGACGACCTTCCGGCGCTGGTCGAGCTGACCGCGCGCCGGACGCCGACCTTCGAGTCGTGGTGGATCACGACCGTGTTCGAGGACAGCGTCCAGATCGACACCGCGCCCGTGGTCATCGAGGACGGCGTCCTGGTGGGTTACGCCACCGCCACTCACCGCGTCGGGTCCCCGGGCCACCAGCGGTCGGTGCAGGTGTTCGTCGACCGGCGGGTCGCCGGCCAGGGAGTCGGGTCTGCGCTGTTCGCCCGCTGTCTGGCGGCGGTCCCGCCCGACACCACCGAGCTGTGGACCAAGGTGCACGACGACGAGGAGGCCCTGGCCATCGCACGTCACTGGGGGTTCGAGGTGGTGCAGCGCTCGATCAGCTCGCGGGTCGACCTCGCTGGCGCGACCAGCCCGACGCCTCCACCCGGGGTCACCCTCGAGGCCTGCGACCAGCTCGACCTGGGGGGCGCCGACGCGGCCGCCTTCGACGCGATGCTCGACGCCAGCCAGACCAATCCCGAGGCCGAGTCGCACCACCGCTTCACGCGCGCGGAGCTCAAGCGCTGGACCGATCCCGGTGAGACCCCGTTGGTCGTGCTCGCCCGGGTGGACCGCCACCCGGCAGCCCTGGCCTACGGCATCGTCATCGAGGCCACCGGAGAAGGCGGGGTCGCCTACACCGGTGTCGACCCGGCATACCGGGGCAGGGGACTGGGGCGGCTCGTGAAGGAGGAGCTGCACGCGCGCGCCGCGCGTCTCGGCATCCCCGCTCTGGTGACGGACAACGAGGAGAACAACGCGGGGATCCGTCACGTCAACGAGCAGCTGGGCTACGTCGTGACGTATGGCGTGTACCGCCTCCGCCGCCTCCTCGGGACCCAGCCCTCGGACTGA
- a CDS encoding nitroreductase family deazaflavin-dependent oxidoreductase produces the protein MTITGDYAASPTQWVRTQVEKIEASGTTRAVDIQGRPVVLLTMLGVSGKVRKVPLMRVEHDGVYAAVASKGGAPEHPKWYRNLLKNPVLDLQDDDRTWTVRARELEGPEREEWWPRCVEAFPPYADYQVKTDRLIPVFVLEPVEA, from the coding sequence ATGACCATCACCGGTGACTACGCAGCCAGCCCCACCCAGTGGGTCCGCACCCAGGTCGAGAAGATCGAGGCCTCCGGCACCACCCGAGCCGTCGACATCCAGGGCCGACCGGTGGTGCTGCTCACGATGCTGGGCGTGTCGGGCAAGGTGCGCAAGGTGCCGCTGATGCGGGTCGAGCACGACGGCGTGTATGCCGCGGTGGCCAGCAAGGGCGGCGCCCCCGAGCACCCGAAGTGGTACCGGAACCTGCTCAAGAACCCGGTGCTCGACCTCCAGGACGACGACCGCACCTGGACCGTCCGCGCCCGCGAGCTCGAGGGCCCGGAGCGGGAGGAGTGGTGGCCGCGCTGCGTCGAGGCGTTCCCGCCGTACGCCGACTACCAGGTCAAGACCGACCGGCTGATCCCCGTCTTCGTCCTGGAGCCGGTCGAGGCCTAG